One Methanobacterium alcaliphilum genomic window carries:
- a CDS encoding HIT family protein produces the protein MGCEYCKNLEKYNFGDFLYETNSWIIFLAPNQSNLGTCVIALKRQERFLNSLTKEEWDEFSEIVNQLESSLKKAFNATMFNWGTLMNSFYLEDTLEPHMHWHFIPRYDHEVELDGELFEDPFFGYMRPRPAKPISEKIKNNIKLAILKELNGIEKNI, from the coding sequence ATGGGATGTGAGTACTGTAAGAATCTGGAAAAATACAATTTCGGTGATTTTCTCTATGAAACTAATTCTTGGATAATCTTTTTAGCACCGAATCAAAGCAATCTTGGAACTTGTGTTATAGCTCTAAAACGCCAAGAACGTTTCTTGAATTCATTAACCAAAGAAGAATGGGATGAATTTTCAGAAATTGTTAACCAACTCGAATCGTCTTTAAAAAAAGCATTTAACGCTACGATGTTTAATTGGGGAACTTTGATGAATTCTTTTTACTTAGAAGATACTCTTGAGCCGCATATGCACTGGCATTTTATCCCTCGATATGACCATGAGGTTGAATTGGATGGAGAACTATTTGAAGATCCTTTTTTTGGTTATATGCGGCCCAGGCCTGCCAAACCAATTTCTGAAAAAATAAAAAATAATATTAAACTTGCTATTTTAAAAGAATTGAATGGAATTGAGAAAAATATATGA
- a CDS encoding ferritin-like domain-containing protein encodes MDNKEIIRLLNIDFVHELEATMIYAYNSFIIQDCNASRLTEAISVDEMRHMWWLADLITKRGGKPTMEHKELDFGGEDLKSQLKRQIQSENEGIDEYVHQIEIIDDEEVVGVLKHILDEEKRHRKEFREILGKMD; translated from the coding sequence TTGGACAATAAAGAAATAATACGACTTTTAAATATTGATTTTGTACATGAGTTAGAGGCCACCATGATTTATGCATATAACTCATTTATAATCCAAGACTGCAATGCCAGCCGCCTAACTGAAGCCATATCTGTGGATGAAATGAGACACATGTGGTGGTTAGCCGATTTAATCACAAAAAGAGGAGGAAAACCTACCATGGAACATAAAGAACTTGATTTTGGTGGGGAAGATCTTAAATCACAGCTTAAGCGGCAAATTCAAAGCGAAAATGAGGGTATTGACGAATATGTGCATCAAATTGAGATAATTGATGATGAAGAAGTTGTTGGGGTTTTAAAGCATATTCTTGATGAGGAAAAAAGGCACCGCAAGGAATTTAGGGAAATATTGGGTAAAATGGATTGA
- a CDS encoding Fpg/Nei family DNA glycosylase produces MPELPSLEIFKRYFDSTSLNQRIEEIKLNNPEILLDISSNELKNNLIGAEFISSMRYGKYLFANLKNSMNLILHFGMTGSLKYHSKTLDYSPHSRISILFEKGNVLDFEDPRKFGKIGMTSDINQFIAMKNLGPDALNIAINPFKKLFKNRKGNIKPLLMNQHFIAGIGNLYADEILYQSNIHPLTKAGDLTDDDLKIIYENMQMVLKKAIYFQDNTSKFPPEFLLAHRYPGGKCIEGEKLDILKVGGRTTYYCPKKQIKK; encoded by the coding sequence ATGCCTGAACTTCCCAGTTTAGAAATTTTTAAACGTTACTTTGATTCTACTTCACTAAATCAAAGAATTGAAGAGATTAAATTGAATAACCCTGAAATTTTATTAGATATTAGTTCTAATGAATTAAAGAATAATTTGATTGGTGCGGAATTTATATCCAGCATGAGATATGGTAAATATTTATTTGCAAATCTAAAAAATAGCATGAATCTGATTTTACATTTTGGAATGACTGGTTCTTTAAAATATCATTCTAAAACTTTGGATTATAGTCCTCATTCTAGAATTAGTATTTTATTTGAAAAGGGAAATGTGCTGGATTTTGAAGACCCGAGAAAATTTGGAAAAATAGGGATGACCTCTGATATCAATCAATTTATAGCAATGAAAAATTTAGGTCCTGACGCCCTAAATATCGCAATTAACCCTTTTAAAAAATTGTTTAAAAATAGAAAAGGTAATATTAAACCTCTTTTAATGAACCAACATTTTATTGCTGGAATTGGAAATTTATATGCTGATGAAATTCTCTATCAAAGCAACATCCACCCCCTTACCAAAGCCGGTGATTTAACAGATGATGACCTTAAAATAATCTATGAAAATATGCAAATGGTATTAAAAAAAGCAATTTATTTTCAGGACAACACCAGTAAGTTTCCCCCAGAATTTTTATTGGCCCACCGGTACCCTGGCGGAAAATGCATTGAAGGTGAAAAATTGGACATATTAAAAGTGGGAGGGCGTACTACTTATTATTGTCCCAAAAAACAGATTAAAAAATGA
- a CDS encoding UbiA family prenyltransferase, protein MTFVMDGIRPFNKYLSLLLSEIFYGGYYAALGSPFLILSVSLILSLKCDFPILSISYLLPLIVYSYDYYKDLEIDKLSNSKRTEYLSKKKSFYPFILFSYVLVLLSLLFLFSNFKLNLFIGGIIISGILYTKAFKGITKKIPLFKNIYTALTWSSGGTFFILFYNIMEVKLSFILIFIFIFMRVLINIIFFDLKDIESDKRESLKTLPVILGKQKCILFLHGLNLFSLFPLFIGIYNQLIPFFSFSLSFFYFYVFYYIHKSENYENEELGLISHGMADSEFILWPFILALASISVVS, encoded by the coding sequence ATGACCTTTGTAATGGACGGAATTAGGCCGTTTAACAAGTATCTTTCACTGCTTTTAAGCGAAATATTTTACGGGGGTTACTATGCTGCATTAGGCAGCCCTTTCCTTATTTTATCAGTATCCTTAATTTTAAGTTTAAAATGTGATTTTCCCATCCTCTCAATTTCTTATCTTTTGCCCTTGATTGTGTATAGTTATGATTACTACAAAGATTTAGAAATCGACAAACTATCAAATTCAAAAAGAACGGAATACCTAAGCAAAAAAAAATCCTTTTATCCTTTCATTTTGTTTTCTTATGTGCTGGTGCTTCTGAGTCTTCTTTTTTTATTTTCAAATTTTAAGCTAAATTTGTTTATAGGGGGAATCATTATCAGTGGTATTTTATATACAAAAGCGTTTAAAGGGATAACTAAAAAAATACCTCTTTTTAAAAATATCTACACGGCTTTAACATGGTCTTCAGGAGGTACATTTTTCATTCTTTTTTATAATATAATGGAAGTAAAACTTTCATTTATACTGATTTTTATCTTTATTTTTATGAGAGTTTTAATTAATATCATATTTTTTGATTTAAAGGATATTGAATCAGATAAAAGAGAATCTCTAAAAACTTTACCTGTCATTCTTGGAAAACAGAAATGTATACTATTTTTACATGGATTAAATTTATTTTCTCTATTCCCTCTGTTTATAGGAATTTATAATCAATTAATACCTTTTTTCTCTTTCTCACTTTCTTTTTTTTATTTTTATGTTTTTTATTATATTCATAAATCAGAAAATTATGAAAATGAGGAACTGGGATTAATTTCGCATGGAATGGCTGATTCCGAATTTATTTTATGGCCATTTATTCTAGCTCTGGCCAGTATTTCAGTTGTTAGTTAG
- a CDS encoding histidine kinase dimerization/phosphoacceptor domain -containing protein: MNTYALISLLAFMICFFLGNFIYHKNPQNALNRMIAVLCILVGFLAFIEFLYRQAPNYETAYFWLKISTLWPFVPSVLLHISLIFTSQKKILKHKITYLAIYLPAIIISAIALSTNLLLEGALHTYWGWTYGMPNDPLLFNIMSIWTILAGFSAGTLCFIYYLKSTNLKRLQAKYVFTGLYLPLIISIVSDLFLPSIELRVPEMTMVMSTIGIGAISYGIWKYRFPALTTAAVADKIVSTMSNFLLLLDQDGTILTINPATTDLLGYSKKDLIGQPIDLLFSDSKYYKNLFQQSDKNYHNNSINNMEAKLKTKNGGEIPVLLSISPIIDDYSNLIGLVCIGSNIKDIKKAEKEIQASLEEKEVLLREVHHRVKNNLQIISSLLNLQTGYIKNPEDAELFRESQRRVRSMALIHERLYKSSDISHVNLREYMSSLIGYLLQYYVVNPEKIKINLDVDEINLSMETAIPCGLIVNELVSNSLKYAFPPDRSGHVDVSLKRKGEFFILNVADNGIGFPAKYDFNESESESLGLKLVKGLVDQIDGEIKLNAQSGTDFKVLFKEAEYKNRIPIPNESKA; encoded by the coding sequence ATGAATACTTATGCACTTATTTCGCTTTTAGCATTTATGATCTGCTTTTTTTTAGGTAATTTCATATACCATAAAAACCCTCAAAATGCACTAAATAGAATGATTGCAGTATTGTGTATATTGGTAGGTTTTTTAGCATTTATAGAATTTTTGTATCGTCAAGCCCCTAATTATGAAACTGCATATTTTTGGCTTAAAATAAGTACTTTATGGCCTTTTGTCCCTTCAGTTTTATTACACATCTCCCTCATATTCACTAGTCAAAAAAAGATCCTGAAACATAAAATAACATATTTAGCAATATATTTACCTGCAATAATCATATCTGCAATTGCATTATCCACCAATTTACTTTTAGAGGGGGCACTTCATACATATTGGGGTTGGACTTATGGAATGCCTAATGATCCGCTATTATTCAATATTATGAGCATATGGACTATTCTGGCTGGTTTTTCTGCTGGAACATTGTGTTTTATTTATTATTTGAAATCTACAAATTTAAAAAGACTGCAGGCCAAGTATGTTTTCACTGGTTTATACCTTCCTTTAATTATAAGCATTGTAAGTGATCTTTTTCTTCCATCAATAGAACTCAGAGTTCCTGAAATGACCATGGTCATGTCTACTATCGGGATAGGTGCTATAAGTTATGGTATCTGGAAATATAGATTTCCTGCACTTACAACCGCAGCTGTTGCAGATAAAATAGTGTCCACCATGTCCAATTTCTTATTATTACTGGATCAAGATGGAACCATTTTAACCATAAACCCCGCCACCACTGATCTTTTGGGATACAGTAAAAAAGATCTTATTGGCCAGCCCATAGATTTACTATTTTCAGACTCAAAATATTACAAGAATTTATTCCAACAATCTGATAAAAATTATCATAATAATTCTATAAACAATATGGAAGCGAAGCTTAAAACTAAAAATGGTGGTGAAATACCTGTTTTATTATCCATATCCCCCATTATAGATGATTATTCTAATTTAATTGGTTTAGTATGTATAGGCAGCAATATAAAAGATATTAAAAAAGCTGAAAAAGAAATCCAGGCATCTTTAGAAGAAAAAGAGGTGTTGTTACGTGAAGTCCATCACCGCGTGAAAAATAATTTACAGATAATATCCAGCCTACTAAACTTACAAACAGGTTATATTAAAAATCCTGAAGATGCAGAACTCTTTCGAGAGAGTCAAAGAAGGGTTCGTTCCATGGCTTTGATCCATGAAAGACTATACAAATCATCAGATATTTCTCATGTTAATCTTCGAGAATATATGTCCAGCCTAATTGGCTATTTATTACAATATTACGTGGTTAATCCTGAGAAAATTAAAATAAATCTGGATGTGGATGAAATAAATTTAAGTATGGAAACTGCTATTCCCTGTGGTTTAATTGTGAATGAATTAGTAAGTAATTCTTTAAAATATGCTTTTCCCCCGGATAGATCTGGTCACGTGGATGTTTCACTTAAAAGGAAAGGCGAATTTTTCATTCTAAATGTAGCGGATAATGGAATTGGATTTCCAGCCAAATACGATTTTAATGAAAGTGAAAGTGAAAGTTTAGGACTTAAACTAGTAAAAGGTCTTGTTGACCAAATTGATGGTGAAATAAAATTAAATGCCCAATCAGGAACTGATTTTAAAGTATTATTCAAAGAAGCCGAATATAAAAATCGTATTCCTATTCCTAACGAGTCAAAAGCCTAA